The following proteins are co-located in the Paenibacillus sp. J23TS9 genome:
- a CDS encoding 3D domain-containing protein, with translation MGIFQQEETHDSKISSMSYALRWKHENLRQISTAAIVSIAITIMIMLLVNTQTRKQVYLVVDGQIKSIQTHKSLLQEMLEEQSVSLRPEDQISMPLSGSLQDGDKVIIDRAVSVQLTADGATKHLNTTGNTVGEVLKEMGVSLKETDKVTPALTEPVTGQTDIRIVRINKQVVDRHESLPFRVIKTADPSLTAGEVRVVQQGTPGVMVQHIEKVYHDGKMVSMRMVGKEVQTKTLDKVIAVGTKKRPVEAVVKTAAVKSASTAQTKKAVTSNNRVSKAGVDFSYKKLIHVSMTAYSAGEPGIGTRTATGTRVTEGRTIAVDPSVVPLGWWVYIEGVGFRRAEDTGGAIKGNKIDIYYDSVKRANSFGRKSGLKVYVIGPVKPELN, from the coding sequence GTGGGCATTTTCCAACAAGAGGAGACCCATGATTCCAAAATCTCCAGCATGTCTTACGCATTGCGATGGAAGCATGAGAATTTGCGCCAGATCTCTACTGCAGCTATCGTTTCAATCGCGATCACCATCATGATTATGCTGCTCGTGAACACGCAAACACGCAAGCAGGTGTACTTGGTGGTAGACGGTCAGATCAAATCGATACAGACCCATAAATCATTATTACAAGAAATGCTGGAAGAACAATCTGTCAGTCTAAGACCGGAGGATCAGATTTCCATGCCGCTGAGCGGGTCGCTTCAGGATGGAGATAAAGTGATAATCGATCGTGCCGTATCGGTTCAACTGACGGCTGATGGAGCAACAAAGCATTTGAATACAACCGGTAACACCGTTGGCGAAGTCCTGAAGGAGATGGGTGTGTCGCTGAAGGAGACAGACAAAGTGACTCCTGCTCTGACGGAGCCTGTTACTGGCCAAACGGATATTCGGATCGTGCGCATCAACAAACAGGTCGTAGACCGTCATGAAAGTCTGCCTTTCCGCGTCATCAAAACCGCAGATCCCAGCCTGACAGCAGGTGAGGTGCGTGTCGTCCAACAAGGTACGCCAGGCGTAATGGTGCAGCATATCGAGAAGGTATATCATGATGGCAAAATGGTTTCCATGCGTATGGTGGGTAAAGAAGTTCAAACGAAAACGCTGGATAAAGTCATTGCTGTAGGCACCAAGAAAAGGCCGGTTGAAGCTGTCGTAAAGACAGCAGCCGTTAAGTCGGCAAGCACGGCCCAAACCAAGAAGGCCGTCACCAGCAATAACCGTGTAAGCAAGGCCGGTGTTGATTTCTCATATAAAAAATTGATTCATGTCTCCATGACGGCCTATTCTGCCGGCGAGCCAGGCATTGGCACCCGTACAGCTACGGGAACGCGTGTAACAGAAGGCCGCACCATTGCCGTGGATCCTAGTGTGGTTCCGCTTGGCTGGTGGGTGTACATCGAAGGCGTAGGCTTCCGCCGTGCTGAAGACACGGGCGGTGCTATCAAAGGCAATAAAATCGATATTTATTATGACTCCGTGAAGCGTGCCAACAGCTTTGGCCGCAAGTCTGGTCTGAAGGTATATGTGATTGGTCCGGTGAAGCCGGAGCTGAATTAA
- the rnmV gene encoding ribonuclease M5, which translates to MIKEVIVVEGRDDTVAIKRAVEADTIETGGSAINARILQRIALAQERRGVIVLTDPDHAGERIRKIISNKVPGCKHAFIPEVDATRKGDIGVENASPEAIRKALSRVHTSYEGAESQVDMEDLMAAGLLVHEDASRRRMIMGNLLGIGYCNGKQFHKRLAIFQITREEFAQALAHLEQEGEV; encoded by the coding sequence ATGATAAAAGAAGTCATAGTTGTGGAAGGACGGGACGATACCGTAGCCATAAAGCGGGCGGTGGAAGCCGATACCATAGAAACCGGAGGCTCGGCGATTAATGCCCGGATATTGCAGCGGATTGCTCTGGCACAGGAGCGCCGGGGAGTCATTGTACTGACAGACCCTGACCATGCCGGCGAACGGATCCGCAAAATCATTTCAAACAAAGTGCCCGGCTGCAAGCATGCTTTCATTCCGGAAGTGGATGCAACGCGCAAAGGCGACATCGGAGTGGAGAATGCCTCGCCTGAGGCGATACGAAAGGCACTCTCCCGCGTACACACATCTTATGAAGGCGCTGAGAGTCAAGTAGATATGGAGGACCTGATGGCCGCGGGTCTGCTGGTGCATGAAGACGCGTCCCGCAGACGGATGATCATGGGGAACCTCCTTGGAATCGGATATTGCAACGGCAAGCAGTTTCACAAGAGGCTGGCAATTTTTCAAATCACCCGTGAGGAGTTTGCACAGGCGTTAGCCCACTTGGAACAGGAAGGGGAAGTTTAG
- the rsmA gene encoding 16S rRNA (adenine(1518)-N(6)/adenine(1519)-N(6))-dimethyltransferase RsmA, whose protein sequence is MNGMDGIASPRRTKEIIQRHGFSFKKSLGQNFLIDQNILNNIVEAAGLDSSKGALEIGPGIGALTEKLAQQAATVTAVEIDQRLIPILQEVLEPYPHVRIHHGDVLKADLAALFEQDFASVSKVSVVANLPYYVTTPILMKLLEEKLPLENIVVMIQKEVAERMAASPGTKDYGSLSIAVQYYSIPELVCIVPKTVFIPQPNVESAVIRLTVREQPPVEVDDETFFFQVVHASFAQRRKTISNNLKSRFFPKDGREHVDALLQEAGIEPSRRGETLSLQEFATLSNVLLRAGIRD, encoded by the coding sequence ATGAACGGTATGGATGGAATTGCTTCACCGAGGCGAACGAAGGAGATTATTCAGCGACATGGTTTTTCATTCAAGAAAAGCCTGGGACAAAACTTTCTGATTGACCAGAATATACTAAATAACATCGTGGAGGCTGCAGGCCTTGATTCCTCCAAGGGAGCTTTGGAAATCGGCCCTGGTATCGGCGCATTAACAGAAAAGCTGGCTCAGCAAGCCGCCACGGTGACGGCTGTAGAGATTGACCAGCGGCTTATTCCGATACTTCAGGAGGTGCTGGAGCCGTATCCGCATGTTCGAATTCATCATGGCGATGTGCTGAAGGCCGATTTGGCGGCATTGTTCGAGCAGGACTTCGCCAGTGTGTCCAAGGTCAGCGTTGTGGCCAATCTGCCATACTATGTGACAACGCCTATTCTGATGAAGCTGCTGGAAGAGAAGCTGCCGCTTGAGAATATCGTCGTGATGATTCAGAAAGAGGTTGCGGAACGCATGGCTGCGTCCCCAGGAACCAAGGACTATGGCAGCCTGAGCATTGCCGTGCAGTACTACAGCATTCCTGAGTTGGTATGTATCGTGCCGAAGACCGTATTTATACCTCAGCCAAACGTGGAATCCGCTGTCATTCGATTGACGGTGCGTGAGCAGCCACCGGTTGAGGTTGATGATGAAACATTCTTTTTCCAGGTGGTACATGCATCGTTCGCTCAGCGGCGCAAGACGATCTCAAATAATCTCAAGTCGCGCTTCTTCCCGAAAGACGGCAGGGAGCATGTGGATGCTTTGCTTCAGGAAGCGGGAATCGAACCCTCCAGGCGTGGTGAGACACTCAGCCTGCAGGAGTTTGCAACGCTGAGTAATGTGCTACTGCGTGCGGGAATTCGTGACTGA